Within the Salinicoccus roseus genome, the region TAAATACGCTGGTCTGCGTCAGGAATGCCGGTCCGATGGACGATGTCGCCATCAGGAATATCGCACCGAATAGAAGACGCCGCTGCACACCGGTCATTTTTGGTTTTTTGTCCATATTCCCAAGTCCCCTCTACATTGTTTGTATGGTAATGTCTTCTTTCCCGAGCGCACTTCTGATTTCCCGGACGAATTCCAGGGCTTTCGGTCCATCCCCATGGACGCATATGCTGTCGGCTTTTATATCGATGTCACGGCCGTTGATGCTCTCGACCTTTCCTTCCTTTACCATGCGGACGACGCGGTCGACAGCCTGCTTCGTATCCGTCACCATGGCGCCCTCCTTCTTCCGGCTGACGAGCGTCCCGTCATCCTCATAGGCGCGGTCGGCGAACACTTCGTGGCGCACTTCGAGGCCTGCCGCTTCCCCGGCACGCACCAGGTTCTGATTGGACAGCCCCATCAGCTTGAGTTCCGGATTGTAGTCCTTGACTGCTTCAGCAATGGTCCGGGCCAGTTCCGCGTCCTTGAATGTGGCATTATACAGTGCACCATGCGGTTTGACGTGGTTCATCCGGACCCCCTCGACCCGGCAGAAACCGTCGAGGGCACCGAGCTGGTAGAACATCATGCTCCTGACCTCTGCCATCGACATATCCATATACCGCCTGCCGAAGCCCATGAGGTCCGGGAATCCCGGATGGGCGCCGACACCCGTCGACCCGCTCTCCCTGATCATCCGGATGGTTTCAAGCATGACCGACGGGTCTGCCGCGTGGAATCCACAGGCGACGTTCGCCGAAGAGATCAGCGGGATGATCTCTTCGTCATTGCCGATCGTATAGTTGCCGTAGCTCTCCCCAAGATCTGCATTCAAATCTACTGTGTACATGGTCATTCCCCTTCCTGTCCGATAATGTGATTGCGTGGAAGAAACTTGATGTCCACATCGTTCTTCCTGTAGTTCGGGTGGTTCATCAGATAATGCTGGAAGTCGAGGTTCGTATGGATCGGTCCGATGACCGTCTCATCCAGCACATGGGTCATCTTCCGTATCGCCGCCTCCCTCGACTCCGCGTGGATGATGATCTTGCCGATCATCGAATCATAATGCGGAGGGATCATGTAGCCCGGATAGACATGGGAATCGATCCGCACGCCCTGGCCCATGCCGAAATGAAGCGTCTCGATCGTGCCCGGGGCGGGCATGAAGTGCTCTGCGGGATTTTCCGCATTGATCCGGCACTCGATCGCAAAGCCGTTGATCGAGATGTCGTCCTGCGTGAGTTCAAGCGGCTTCCCCTGCGCCACCTCCAGCTGCAGGCGGACGATGTCCACACCGGTGATCTCTTCGGATACCGTGTGCTCCACCTGGATCCGCGTGTTCATTTCGATGAAATAGAAGGCATCCTCCTCTTCAACGTAGAGATACTCGACCGTCCCGGCACCCCTGTAGTTGAGTTTGGCAACGGCTTCAGCCGTCCGTTCCGTAATATCCCTTCTCGATGCGTCATCCAGGATGGCAGCCGGGGCCTCTTCCACCAGCTTCTGATTGTTCCGCTGGATCGAGCAGTCACGCTCATAGAGATGGACGGCATGCC harbors:
- a CDS encoding LamB/YcsF family protein, translated to MYTVDLNADLGESYGNYTIGNDEEIIPLISSANVACGFHAADPSVMLETIRMIRESGSTGVGAHPGFPDLMGFGRRYMDMSMAEVRSMMFYQLGALDGFCRVEGVRMNHVKPHGALYNATFKDAELARTIAEAVKDYNPELKLMGLSNQNLVRAGEAAGLEVRHEVFADRAYEDDGTLVSRKKEGAMVTDTKQAVDRVVRMVKEGKVESINGRDIDIKADSICVHGDGPKALEFVREIRSALGKEDITIQTM
- the accC gene encoding acetyl-CoA carboxylase biotin carboxylase subunit; protein product: MTSRSSFCGRRRTSVEKVLVANRGEIAVRVIRSLKEMGIPSVAIHSTADRDSLHVALADEAICIGPAKSTESYLDIDRIIAAIEVSGADAVHPGYGFLSESATFAERLEEIGVIFIGPTAETISRMGDKAEARQTMKDAGVPVIPGSDGVIDSFDEVESVAETVGYPLVIKAVSGGGGKGMRFVHEPAQLEKMYKEAKKEAKNAFGDDRIYIEKYIEKARHIEVQVVGDGQGHAVHLYERDCSIQRNNQKLVEEAPAAILDDASRRDITERTAEAVAKLNYRGAGTVEYLYVEEEDAFYFIEMNTRIQVEHTVSEEITGVDIVRLQLEVAQGKPLELTQDDISINGFAIECRINAENPAEHFMPAPGTIETLHFGMGQGVRIDSHVYPGYMIPPHYDSMIGKIIIHAESREAAIRKMTHVLDETVIGPIHTNLDFQHYLMNHPNYRKNDVDIKFLPRNHIIGQEGE